The sequence ggCCACTTTGCACTCTGTTTTATATACTCAAAATAAATATCTACCTACCTATATATCTACTtacctacctaccaacctaTCTACCTGTTTGCACCCctcaaaatgtaaattatattgTTTCTGATGTTAAATCCAGTTATAAATAcccaaaaatgtcttcaaatattccccaaatgtttcagtaaaactTTCAGAAAAAGCCTAAAGGTTGAATataatttttaacaaaaatcccatgaaaattcctgataATGTCAAGCAAACTCCCAAAATTTCAAATCCACCCAAAATGTCCCCCAGTTTTCCCAGGAAATTACTGAAAATGTACAAACAAATTTCATCAATATAAAGTTCCCCCAAACAGCCAAATTCCCTAAAAGGTCAATGAACAGAACAATtgtaattaaaatttaaatgaaattccACATATTTCTAATCAAATTCTTCAAAATTTAGAAATTCCAATGAAAGTGCATAGAATTTTAAAGCAACCCCACCACAACAAATGAAAGGGAAATTCTctgaaatgtacaaatatatttcaaataatcttaaaaattctAACAGCAGTTTTTATTATCATGTTGTAGGAAAGTCAAATGTGATAATGCCATAACATGTACATACAGGGTCTCTGAAGATAAATCACAACAGCTTTTTGTGTACactattttaattatttaaaccATCAGGCTAGGGTGATACGAATTtactctcctcctccatctctgacTCTTTCAGTGCATGcttactttgaaattaaagaatATTGTTTTCCTGAGATCCCTGCTATAACTTTAACAAATGCTGTAAGGCATGATAATAACCTATAAAATGAAGAGTGATTGTTTTATTGACTAGCATTTACCATAACTTAGTTCACATTTCTTTAACCTTTTCTGTATATAATCAGTCCTcaagaaatgaataaaacagacattttttcacattgtttGTTACAATGCTGTAGCTGCCTCTCAAGGCAAAACAACAATTTACTGAGGCCTGAATATTTGAAATTCACACAGATACAGGAGTAAAATCAGTTAGCAATCTTGTTAATTAACAATGATCTTAATATCAATCACAATAACCATGGTAATGATGTTTTCCCCATAACTGAGCAGCTCTAACATGTTGCTACGCACAAATTCAAATTGGGTATGTagttgaaaaatatatttctctgtttcaacatttgaaaacagagaaagtACATCCATCCAGACCATTCTAGTGAAAGCGATTTATCAAGAACACTTTTAgggattttcttaaaacattgcaaaaatgttcactctgactcaaggatgaactgaagCTACAAGGACATAGTCATGGTGATCTCCATTCTTACAAGCACATATTTCAAGACCACATCAacagatttttgtcaaatttggcacaaaacTTCAGCTAGGCTGAGAGAGAAAGGATTAGATTTCAGAGATCAAGGGTCACTCACTGTGACTGTACATATTGGGAGGTCACTGTGACCATATTGTAACTTCTTAGAAACACCTTCTTAAGCCACTACTCCCATCATTGGGCAACTGAACACCTTGTGGAGCCATGGAACTGTGAGGCAATAGTTCCAGTTATTACCTTTTAAACAGCATCCTAACTTTTTTAGAAATGGGGTtttaagttaaaagttaaacacGAGGAAAGCCTACTGACTCCGGATACATTTTCAAACTCTGCCAGATCATACAGAACCAACACTAATGAGAAACTTGAagtttcacttatttttttctcctcttactaaaaaacacctgtgtttttttaaactcagcGGCTGACTGAATCTTCTATCACAAACACTgcagctaaatggtttctccccaGTGTGGACAACAGAGTGTCTTTGCAGAGTTCCTTTTCGTGTGAACGCAAGACCACACACTGAACAGACATacggtttctcccctgtgtggataGCAAGGTGAGTCTTCAAGTTTCCATGTGAAGTAAACCctttaccacaaactgaacaactaaacggtttctcccctgtgtggacaactgcatgtttctgcagatttccttggagagaaaatattttaccacaaactgaacagctaaatggtttctctcctgagtgGACTCTCATGTGCTTCATCATCTCTGTTCTCCAGTTAAACTTTTTCTTACAAACTGAGCAGCTAAAAGGTTTGTTTGATAAATTACGAGGGTATCTTTTATATAATGGTTTATCTGTTTGGATTCCTATGTGTATCTTTTGTCCAAAGGTTGGAGCACATTCAGAGGAGCCAACTAATGTGTCTCCAGTGTTAAATATCATATCATTCACAGTTATGCCCTCATTCTGCAGAGGGTTTACACTTTCCTGAGGTTCATCACTCTCCTTCCaatcagcactgtcatcagtctcagacCCAGAGGGGTCGGAAGTCTCTTTAGGAGTAGCTGGCTGTAAATTACTGTCTAGATTAAAGTACCCATCTCCTTCTgatcctccacagtcctcttcagcttctgtttttaaatactCTGTGTCTCTGTTCTCTCCACTTTGGTTTTCTTGAAGTTGTGAGGTCTGAGGTTTCTCTCCATCTTCTTCCTCACTCTTCACAGGGATGGGTGTGAATGTGAACATGTTGATGTCAGCCTCCTCCGCTCCTTGAAGCTGCTCTCCCTCCTGATTGATCCAcagttcctcctgttcctctttaatgtgtgcCAATTCTGGTGGATCCTCCTGTTTCCGACTGGagctcctctcctgctgctcagGGAGAACCTTTCCTTTTCTCACCATCAGCTGCTGGATGTCTGTggagaaaaatcaaatattcattCTTGTCCTGTGGTTTGTTGTAAACACAAAGCTCTGATGGCTGTATGCTTTCTTAAATGTTCAgatatgtttcacattttgTGGTTTACTTTAGtctttgcatttcaaaataaaagaaaggctTACATATGGAGCAAAATAGAACAGACCATTTTTGTTTTAGAACACAGTGATGACATGTCCAACTGGTGGCAGATGGTCAGCTAGAACGTTCTGGACCATCTGGGCATCTTCTCCagagattttaattgtttggcATCCAAAATGTTGTCTTAAGCCCAGTCCAGACTGAAAGATTCATGGCACGAATAGACCGTTTAAGATTGTTGCTGGTGACAGTGCAGCTAGTTTTTGGATGTTGCAAGTAGATAAATGGGAAACagaaatctctttttaaaaggCAATTCACACCAACATGTATTTCTatgctcagtttgtgaggacggtctgatctaggcagatttacacacgtgccatattctttccatgtcttcatgatggatttaactgaactctgggggatgtttagagccttggaaatgtttttgcatccatcccatgacttttacttttcaataaccttctctctgagttgtttggggtgttcttttgtcttcgttgttaatggtagcaaggaataccgattaaccagtgactggaccttccagacacagctgTCTTTATGTTATAATCATTTgagatacattcactgcacccaggtgatcccatttcactaatgagagattactagcaccagttggatGGACTCTGTTGAATTAGGGCAGTCACAtaaaagcaggggtgtcaaactcaatcacagcaggggccggattctggattcaggactaacctgagggcctaacaggatcACCTTtgtaaccagaaactgtcaaccttgtttcactggtaataaatatgaaaaaaaaaacttagcactgatgataaatgattttgacatttaaaaagttaaaaaggaaaaatttaaaggctcaatctgaataaagtaaatttattagttcaaaaaggtcaagtatgaaactgaaaaatattgtttttaaaggcaaataattagaaagaaagtcaaaatcatgtgtctaaaaggtcaaaatataaaataaaatttgaaattaaaagtcaaaatatgattcaaaattttaaattttgattctaaaaggtcaaactatgggattatgaagacaaagtttggagttgaaaatatgaggtcaaatacaaaataattggttaaaaagatcaaaatatcactttaaaattagaattatgaatcttaaagctcaaaatatgatatgagaaggcaaaattatgagttgaaatgctcagagtatgaaattaaaagtcaaaatcccaagtttgagtcctaattgtgagatactagtttgaaaatgtgaaattaaaacacaaattaatttcttttcccacattcctgacctctcatctaaatatttttactccccactttttcagattttatgagttaacaaggaaatcttaaatcataaggataagttcacatttctatagttgaggaaatctgcagacatcAGATTGATGGGacagttaaaacagaaatatgtgatcatcttgtgggccggatttggctcccgggccttgagtttgacacctgtgatttaaagggggtgaatatttatgcagttctTTTATAtaacatatttgtatttaactgacattactatgtggaaacatgttttcacttttacaatACTatgattatcatttttatttatatttttgtcaacaaagccaaattatactgaccatggctgattaataaaatcagtaaaagggtaaaacatccaagggggtgaatacttttaataggtACTGTAGATGTGGAGATATAACCAGGTGCTGAAGGCAGCAGCTGGGAACAACATCACCTCAGACAGTGTAGAGATGTGCAGACAGTCACAGGCTGACACTGGGAAGCAACTTTAGTTCCCAGGCCTCATCTTGTCTCAGACATTTGTCAACTCTAATGATTCACATAATATGACTAAAAACAAACCGTCCAAACCTGCAGTTTCTAACTGGATTTCAGGGTTGAAAACAGCCTCCAGAAGTTTGTGTTGACGCTGGTTTTCTTCTTTCAAACGACGAAGTTTCTTCTCATACTCTGCCATCTTTTCTTCGAACAGCTCACGTATGACTTCAGGAGCCACTGGAGAACAGTCATTTCTGTGAAGATTACAAAATAATGGAAGAGTTTCAGCCTCTGTTAACGGGTGAGCATGTTTGTCGTTATCTAGGTTGAAAAACTGGATTGTTGTTGCCCTAAAAAAGCTCTCAGGTTTGGCTTAAGAATACATTTTGATTAAACCTGTTAAGGTCCTTAGATTGGCCTTGTATCATGCAAAACATTAAACCCCAGAGTCCTCAAAAAAGTCTTTAACACAACGTTACTGTAATCTTTAAAGTTTGGGACAACAAGTCGACTGTTTGGATAGATTTTTGCTGAATTACTTGATCGCTCTTAATTTAGTTActagaaagtgaaaaaaaatcaaaatttcatcAAGATTTTTCTATTGGATTTAAAAATAACTGGTGATAATGTAGGctgggtgatttttttttgggtgTAATCTGGTAATTTTACTAACAAGGtcatataaataaaatacatttaagttCACACACACTAAAATGTACTGCATTTATCTGGTATAATGTCCTTCTAAAAAAGCATGTTATGCATCTCCATCAATCTATTATCTTCAGCATTTATCCTgtgggcggggggggggggcaatcaCAGCTGTTACTGGGAGAGAGGCGGGGTCCAACCTGGACTGTCCAGCAGTCTACCAAAGGGGGGGAAACCCACACATTAACAAGGaggacatgcaaactccgcacagaaaggagGGTCAAACAGACTGTGTGGTGACAGCTGTAACCCCGATGCTGCAGTGCAGCCCTGATATAAATAGTACCGTGCAGAACCTTGAGgaatgtttgggccaaaattaaGTCTGAAGTACAGCGTAGATGTGGCGGGTAAGCTGCAGgaaggactgacacaaccccagtcgtgctctggatgtccgtgcatattaccaggggcattgGATCTTTTAGGGCAGAGAAAATGGTGGATGTGacgagtaagcatggcctaaagcagtggttctcaactggtgggtcgggacccaaaggGGGTCACGAAGCTCTTTCAAGTGGATCGCAAAATGAGTGGCagggagaaaataaataatcaagCAAAAACGCttttgtatggaagccctagGGGCACAAACATACATGTGTTCACTAGGTTTTCCTATGACTGAGTAAATTTCAGGGTTTGTCTCaagatttcaacttatttatctccttttctttgaatAACAAGCAGGTTTTTCCAAGATACTGATTAAATTCCTTATGAACTTAACAAATTTCCATCCTGTCCAGGGAAAATTGGGTAAAATAAAAtttccttctgtaatgatgttcttttaaaaaatgtttattttggtctGGCTCATTGATTGGTTGTGGTTTGTTCCATTTAGGGTCCACACTGTCAAATTCTTTATAAGATACATTTGAGtgcttgaaatttttcaaaacttGGGTCCtgatttctcttaaggaggtAGTGGTGGGTGCTGATGTAtgaccagttgaaaaccagtGGCCTAGAGTACTGTCCTGGTGGGTGGTGGGGTTGCCACGAACCCCTTCACCGAAAACTGCCAGCGGTCTCCTGGCATATTACCAGGTGTGAAAAGCcccggacaaaagagatgctgtcgagcttgaccaTGGCTGCCAAGTGACATGTGTGTCAttccttagcaccctacatgcctaaaacttacgCACATGACTGTCCGTCTCAGAGAGGAAGAATTTTGCAATGCCATTGTTTTCCTTCTATCATCCAGCTCTAAATGAATGAGGTAGAAATGAGGACACATATCAGAGAAAACAGTTATCCCATGTTTTAGCCAAAGTTCAAATCAACATTGAGTGATACTCACTGTTTGGAACGAGACTCTGAAGCAACAGCGGATCCATGTGGGGAGGGATGTGGTCTCAGTAATGTGTGTTTCAGTGTCATTAAATTTGATGGAGCCCACCTATACCTAAAAACAAggggaaacacaaaaacaccgtAAACACTGGAATAGTTAGGGCaacaataaatatattttagatGTATGGAAGCCTTCTGCATtcatgtatgaatgtatgaatacAGATGGCACACTACACAAGATCTGTCCAGGCTGCAACTAGAGTTTAAAGCAGCACAAAggaactttcacttttttttttgttttgcggCGCCGGTGGACAAAAGCGGTAGTGCTTTACCAGAAGGAACACTCAATTACCCATGAGCACCAGCGCGTACCGCCATAAAGATCCTGATCTCCCAGTCGCGCGCATTTTTTTTGGAAGTGAATGAAAGAAGACGGGACTTACCTTCAAAACTACTCTTCTGTCTTTAGCGGCTGTTTGCAGGATGGATAGTGAAGAggtaatgtatttatttttggctaAATGACGATGTTGAAAATCACTAAGTTCCGCTTGGTTTAATTACCGTGAAGTCGCCCCTGCCCCCCCGTCCTGTTTCAGCGAGATAGTGAATAAACTGATGACGAGATGGCCCTTAGTGATACGAAAAGACACATTACAAACTCAAGAGTACTGTATATACAGTCAAGCCCAAAATTATTCATACCCCTGGCAAATTTTGACTTAAAGTTACTTTTATTCAACAAGCAAGTCTTTTCTTGATTAGAAATGACACGGGCATCTACTAAAGGATAATAAGACAATGTACAAGAGGCAttattgtgggaaaaaaatatttctcagcttttatttacatttgaacaaaaagtggcatgtCCAAAATTATTCATACCCTTCTTAATAATCAATAGAAAAGCCTTTATTGGCTATTACAGCTATCAAACGCTTCCTATAATTGTTGACCAGCTTTATGCATGTCTCCACTggtatttttgcccattcatcTTTTGTGATGAGCTCCAACTCTTTCAGGTTGGAGGGTCTCCTTGCCATCACTCTGATCTTTAGCTCCCTCCACAGATTCTCAATTGGATTCAAGTCAggactctggctgggccactgcAAAACGttaatgtttttgtccattagccatttcttcaccacttttgctgtgtgttttgggtcgttATCGTGCTGAAATGTCCACTGGTGCCCAAGGCCAAGTTTCTCTGCAGACTGCCTGATGTTGTCTTTGAGAATCTTGATGTATTCCTCTTTTTTCATGGTGCCGTTTACTGTGATTAGGCTCCCTGGCCCATtggctgaaaaacacccccaaaGCATTAGGttcccaccaccatgtttgacagtagggatggtgttcTTAGGGTTGAAGTCTTCTCCTTTTTTACGCCAAATGAAGGATACATCATTGTGGCCaaataattcaatttttgtttcatctgaccaTAAAACAGAAGAGCAGAAGTCTTCTTCTTTGTCCAGATGAGCATTTGCAAAGGCCAAGTGGGCTTTTGTGTGCCTTATCTGGAGAAGTGGCGTCCTCCTTGGTCTGCGTCCATAGAGCCCAGCAGTGTGCAGTGTCCGTTGGACTGTCTGCCTTGAGATGTTGCTGCAAGCAGAGCCCAGATTCACCAGGATGGCCTTGGTGGTGATCCTTGGATTCTTTTTCACCTCTCTCACTATCCTCCTGGCCAGCACAGGTGTCACTTTTGGCTTCCGCCCACATCCTCTGAGATTTTCCACAGTGCAGAACgtcttgtattttttaataatactTTGCACTGTAGCCACTGGAACTTGAAAACATTTAGATATGGCCTTATAGCCCTTTCCTGACTTGTGAGCAGCCACAATGCGCAGCCGCAGGTCCTCAGTGTAGCTTTTTTGTCTTAGCCATGACTGTCCACAAACCAACTGcagagagctgctgtttttcaccTGTTGAAttgattaaaacagctgttccTAACAAATCAGGGTACTTAGGATGCTTTAGAACAGCTTGGACTACTTGGAATGGTATAGAACTTTGGATTTTCCCAAAGACAGTGACATTTTGCAAAGGGTATGAATAATTTTGGACATACCACTTTTTGTTCAAAgttgagaaatatttttttccacaatgaTGCCTCTTGTACATTGTCTTATTATCTTTTGGGAGAAGCCTGTGTCATTTCCggtcaaaaaaataaacttgcTGGTTGATAAAAGTAACTTTAAGTCAAtgataaaacttttttcttttctttgggtttttcgCTGCTTCCGCCATGGTAACAACTCTACATTTAGCTTTCGCCTCGACTTCCATCTTTTAAACGAGGCGGGAGGGAGGGGGAAGTGACGTATGCCGTAAAGCAGTCAAAGCAGTAgaaatttgtagttttttagtGTGGAAGGGTTCCTACCATCCACCTCGAAGTTACATTGTGCCAGTGAAGGCGTTACAGACCCCCTCAGACCATGACAGAGGTGTCATTCAACCTGTTGTAAGGTGATGTACCATCACAATGActctcaaaatattatattaagGTGGAAAAACTACATAGTGCCgctttaaaatgcattcataCTCTAGAGCAGTGCTTGTCAAcctttcagcccgcgacccccccAAATAAAGGGGCCAaggaccggggacccccactgtgccTGAAGGTGGCTAAACACAGTCATAAGCATGTCCAGTGCAGAcagggctgcccataagggggataaaggggagagattTCTGTGGCCCCACCAAACTTGGggtctgcaaaatcatggtccattgtaaagtt comes from Cheilinus undulatus linkage group 16, ASM1832078v1, whole genome shotgun sequence and encodes:
- the LOC121523797 gene encoding zinc finger protein 16-like; translation: MGEEPALSQSQETAQPAQRGRKRKTVAEKLANKRRKDRARSKTRINIGSAFQRWRRLRELRGFQSDSMLAVFLLERYRWAPSNLMTLKHTLLRPHPSPHGSAVASESRSKQNDCSPVAPEVIRELFEEKMAEYEKKLRRLKEENQRQHKLLEAVFNPEIQLETADIQQLMVRKGKVLPEQQERSSSRKQEDPPELAHIKEEQEELWINQEGEQLQGAEEADINMFTFTPIPVKSEEEDGEKPQTSQLQENQSGENRDTEYLKTEAEEDCGGSEGDGYFNLDSNLQPATPKETSDPSGSETDDSADWKESDEPQESVNPLQNEGITVNDMIFNTGDTLVGSSECAPTFGQKIHIGIQTDKPLYKRYPRNLSNKPFSCSVCKKKFNWRTEMMKHMRVHSGEKPFSCSVCGKIFSLQGNLQKHAVVHTGEKPFSCSVCGKGFTSHGNLKTHLAIHTGEKPYVCSVCGLAFTRKGTLQRHSVVHTGEKPFSCSVCDRRFSQPLSLKKHRCFLVRGEKNK